CTATTCTTTAAGTTCTGAAAGTTGAGTCCATGTGTAGGTAATAGTACTATCTGGGGTGTCGCCTACATCACCTTCATAACTTTTTTTTGTCAAAAGATTACCACTGGTATCATAGGTGTAGGTTGTAACGATATATGGGATGTCGTCTTCAATGCCATCGTAGCTATCTGTCAACCGGTTACGGTTATCGTCATAGGCGTAGGTTTCAATATAAACCCTCCTTGGGGTATCGTCGTTATACATGTCATAACTCTTTGTTAACAGATTATTGTCGTCGCCATAGGTGTAGGTTGTAATAGCATTTACGGTATCGTTTACATAACCGTAATAAACCTTTTCTGTCAATAAATTACCATTATCGTCATAGGTGTAAATTTCAGTAGAAAGCCTCATTGGAGTGTCGTACCCACCTCTGTCATAACTCATTGTCAACAGGTTTCCATTGTCGTCGTCATAGGTGTAGGTAGCAATACTCTCTGCGGTTCCGTCTCCATTATCATCACGACTCTTTGTTAGCCGTTTACCATTGGCATCATAGGTGTAGGTAATAATACTATCTGGGGTGTCGCCTACATCACTTTGGTAACTCTTTTTTGTTAACAGGTTACCATTGCTGTCGTAGATGAAGGTTGTAATACTCTCTGCGGTGCCGTCTTCATTAGTGTCATAACTCCTAGTCAACTGGTTACCATTGGCATCATAGGTGTAGGTATAAATATAATTTGTAGCGCCGTTTCCGTCGTCATGCCTTTCTTCTAAAAGTACA
The genomic region above belongs to Gammaproteobacteria bacterium and contains:
- a CDS encoding cadherin-like domain-containing protein; translated protein: GTLSGTAPKLFYTPNKDYSGSDSFTFKVNDGALDSAVATVKLMIKTYVLLEERHDDGNGATNYIYTYTYDANGNQLTRSYDTNEDGTAESITTFIYDSNGNLLTKKSYQSDVGDTPDSIITYTYDANGKRLTKSRDDNGDGTAESIATYTYDDDNGNLLTMSYDRGGYDTPMRLSTEIYTYDDNGNLLTEKVYYGYVNDTVNAITTYTYGDDNNLLTKSYDMYNDDTPRRVYIETYAYDDNRNRLTDSYDGIEDDIPYIVTTYTYDTSGNLLTKKSYEGDVGDTPDSTITYTWTQLSELKE